From one Melopsittacus undulatus isolate bMelUnd1 chromosome 16, bMelUnd1.mat.Z, whole genome shotgun sequence genomic stretch:
- the NGF gene encoding beta-nerve growth factor, with protein sequence MSMLYYTLIIAFLIGTQAAPKSEDNVPLEYPAEHSLLTTQRSNKHHIHKAAPQTSQDHSAWTISRREAINITMDPKVFKKRRFRSPRVLFSTQPPPVSGQGHSMGFLSSAGAVNRTARTKRTAHPVLHRGEFSVCDSVSMWVGDKTTATDIKGKEVTVLGEVNINNNVFKQYFFETKCRDPKPVSSGCRGIDAKHWNSYCTTTHTFVKALTMEGKQAAWRFIRIDTACVCVLSRKSGRP encoded by the coding sequence ATGTCCATGCTGTACTACACTCTGATCATAGCTTTTTTGATCGGCACACAGGCAGCTCCAAAGTCAGAGGACAATGTTCCACTGGAGTATCCTGCAGAACACTCCCTGCTCACTACCCAACGGAGTAACAAACACCACATTCACAAGGCAGCTCCACAGACATCCCAGGACCACTCTGCTTGGACGATAAGTAGAAGAGAAGCTATAAATATCACCATGGACCCCAAGGTTTTTAAGAAGAGGCGATTCCGGTCCCCTCGGGTGCTGTTCAGCACACAGCCCCCCCCAGTGTCAGGGCAAGGACACAGCATGGGATTTCTCAGCAGTGCAGGTGCTGTCAACAGGACTGCCAGGACCAAGAGGACTGCACATCCCGTGTTACACCGGGGAGAGTTCTCAGTATGTGACAGTGTCAGCATGTGGGTTGGGGACAAGACCACAGCCACCGACATTAAAGGCAAAGAGGTGACAGTGTTGGGAGAAGTCAATATTAACAACAATGTTTTTAAGCAGTACTTTTTTGAGACCAAGTGCAGGGACCCTAAGCCAGTGTCCAGTGGGTGCCGAGGGATCGATGCAAAGCACTGGAACTCTTACTGCACCACCACACACACCTTCGTCAAAGCGCTGACCATGGAGGGCAAACAGGCGGCCTGGAGGTTCATCCGCATTGACACcgcctgtgtgtgtgtgctcagcaGGAAGTCAGGGAGACCCTGA